The following are from one region of the Siniperca chuatsi isolate FFG_IHB_CAS linkage group LG21, ASM2008510v1, whole genome shotgun sequence genome:
- the LOC122868834 gene encoding leucine-rich repeat-containing protein 3-like, protein MSHTVSLPKPSSSVVDSPQRRILLLLLLILPWPKLVMTSSAFTVALRRRGDRVSANNICQCSEKPDGRLTVRCSGLRLAQVPVGLSNLTMRLFLDKNLLSSLPADSFSDLLLLDELDLSHNQLSSLEAGCFRGLASSLRFLDLSSNRLSTLDPAALGGLRAHTNLTHNPWHCDCRMQLSTPQLDLDPSSLSEVVCQTSDLPNLGAAGRPLVLLVEDWDLCLSVRRATDVVMLVTMFLWFSAVISYLVYYIRQNQEDARRHMEYLKALQGRQV, encoded by the exons ATGTCCCACACTGTGAGTCTACCAAagccttcttcttctgtggtggaCTCACCACAGCGGAGgatccttcttcttcttctcctgatCCTTCCATGGCCCAAActggtgatgacatcatcagcatTTACCGTGGCCCTCCGGCGCCGCGGCGACAGAGTCTCCGCCAACAACATCTGTCAATGCTCGGAGAAGCCAGACGGACGACTGACGGTCCGCTGCAGTGGACTGAGACTGGcacag GTACCTGTCGGCCTCTCTAACCTCACCATGCGTCTGTTTCTGGATAAAAACCTGCTCAGCTCTCTGCCGGCCGACTCTTTCTCTGATCTGTTGCTGCTCGATGAGCTCGACCTGTCGCACAACCAG cTCTCCTCACTGGAAGCCGGTTGTTTCCGTGGTTTGGCGTCCTCGCTTCGTTTCCTGGACCTGTCGTCCAATCGGCTGTCAACGTTGGACCCTGCGGCGCTCGGCGGGCTGCGAGCTCACACCAACCTCACACACAACCCCTGGCACTGTGACTGTAGGATGCAG ctgtCGACGCCTCAGTTGGATCTGGACCCGTCGTCTCTTTCTGAAGTCGTCTGTCAAACCTCGGACCTCCCAAACCTCG gagCTGCTGGGAGGCCTCTGGTCCTGCTGGTGGAGGACTGggatctgtgtctgtctgtgaggaGAGCCACTGATGTGGTGATGCTGGTCACCATGTTCCTCTGGTTCTCCGCGGTCATCTCCTACCTGGTCTACTACATCCGACAGAACCAGGAGGACGCCCGCCGACATATGGAGTACCTCAAGGCTCTGCAGGGCCGGCAGGTGTAG